GTTCTCGGGGTGGACTTCGAAGTACTGGGCCATGAAAAAACTCCGGATCAGGATTCGGCGGGCTCGATAGGCACGCGGCGCTCGCGCACCGTGAGCCACGCGCCGGCCGCACCGCAGACCGCGATCATCGCCATGCCGATGAGCGAGTAACGGTCGGGCAGTTGGGAAAAGATGAGCCAGCCGCCGAGCATGGCAAAAGCGATCTGGGCATAAAGATAAGGCGTGAGCGTGGATGCCGGCGCGCGCTGGTAGGCCAGGATCAGGATGAAGTGACCCACCGTGCCCATGAAACCCATCAGGCACAGCAGCGCCCACCAATGCCATGAGTCCAGCTCGGTCCACACGAAGGGCACTGCGAGCGATGCAATCAGCGCGCCGACCCAGCCGGTATAGAAATGCATCGTGAGCGGGTTCTCGGTCTGCGCGAGCTTGCTCGTGAGCACCTGGAACCACGCATTGGTCAGCACCAGCCCGATCGGCAGCAGGATGGCCCAGCTGAATGCGTCGCCGCCCGGCCGCAGGATGACCAGCGTGCCGATGAAGCCACCCGCCACCAGTACCCAGCGCAGCGGCGACACATATTCCTTGAGCGTGGTGGCGGCCAGCAGCGTGATCACCAGCGGTGCGATCAGCACGATCGACGTGAACTCGGCCAGCGGCATGTAGCGCAGGC
This is a stretch of genomic DNA from Variovorax paradoxus. It encodes these proteins:
- a CDS encoding DMT family transporter, with protein sequence MSQNPGTGIDNAATVALANARLAAQKARDTESGRILAGIGLVLVAVACFATLDTATKASTAGVPILMGVWFRYAFQAVATTAVLLPLHGTALLRTRHPRYQLLRGALLLVSSTLAFLSLRYMPLAEFTSIVLIAPLVITLLAATTLKEYVSPLRWVLVAGGFIGTLVILRPGGDAFSWAILLPIGLVLTNAWFQVLTSKLAQTENPLTMHFYTGWVGALIASLAVPFVWTELDSWHWWALLCLMGFMGTVGHFILILAYQRAPASTLTPYLYAQIAFAMLGGWLIFSQLPDRYSLIGMAMIAVCGAAGAWLTVRERRVPIEPAES